One window of Stomoxys calcitrans unplaced genomic scaffold, idStoCalc2.1 SCAFFOLD_114, whole genome shotgun sequence genomic DNA carries:
- the LOC131998387 gene encoding uncharacterized protein LOC131998387 codes for MNTNTLGVAFNNRAIGVSCDVLPQTQTSVPPSVSSCVVSSVPSVNYSSVSVPANLLRGQFSRPSVPSQVTDPFIRSSVLSREADELESEIRVLRLKQEMLALRNQIESLENGGKKVSTNINYDELSMMVPKFSVNDGRNIEKWINSFESYTINMTDQEKYMCLRYLLVGTAREFMENSNYKEYKELKRSLLDIFKRTVTQEEVYQKLRLRKLKPTEPCIAYIVAMQTIAAEGEINEQELVDIIIDGMEDKTNNISILYGSNSLQELMHGIDRYEKRRSKTVSTHKEGRDNTKGIRCFNCSQFGHMKNTCNKPRRPPGSCFHCFQMGHFYKDCPKRMNVTAPIFCSNDIVDTTQMPN; via the exons ATGAATACAAATACATTGGGTGTCGCTTTTAACAATAGAGCAATTGGCGTGTCCTGTGATGTTCTTCCGCAAACACAAACTTCCGTACCTCCTTCCGTATCTTCTTGTGTTGTTTCTTCCGTACCCTCCGTCAATTATTCCTCAGTTTCCGTTCCTGCAAACTTACTTCGAGGACAATTTTCTAGACCTTCTGTTCCATCACAGGTAACAGACCCTTTCATTCGTTCAAGCGTTTTATCCCGTGAAGCTGATGAACTAGAGagtgaaattagagttttgagatTGAAGCAAGAAATGTTGGCTCTTCGAAACCAAATTGAATCTTTAGAAAACGGTGGAAAAAAGGTTTCTACAAATATCAATTATGACGAGCTCTCTATGATGGTTCCGAAATTTTCTGTTAATGATGgacgaaatattgaaaaatggatAAACTCTTTTGAAAGCTACACTATAAATATGACTGAccaagaaaaatatatgtgcTTAAGATATTTGCTGGTTGGAACTGCGCGAGagttcatggaaaattcaaattataaaGAATATAAGGAGTTGAAGAGATCGCTCTTAGACATTTTCAAGAGAACGGTAACGCAAGAAGAAGTTTATCAAAAATTGCGTTTGCGCAAGTTGAAGCCAACAGAGCCGTGTATTGCCTATATAGTAGCAATGCAAACTATTGCAGCAGAAGGCGAAATCAACGAGCAAGAACTGGTTGACATTATAATAGACGGAATGGAAGATAAAACCAACAACATATCCATTCTATACGGATCAAACTCATTACAAGAATTGATGCATGGAATAGATAGATACGAGAAACGCAGGTCAAAAACAGTCAGTACTCATAAAGAAGGCCGTGACAATACTAAAGGCATACGATGTTTCAATTGCTCTCAATTTGGACATATGAAGAACACCTGCAATAAGCCTCGACGTCCACCGGGATCTTGTTTCCATTGTTTCCAAATGGGACATTTTTACAAGGATTGTCCTAAAAGGATGAATGTtactgctcccatattttgTAGTAATGATATTGTAGACACAACACAAATG CCCAATTAG